One genomic segment of Gymnogyps californianus isolate 813 chromosome 8, ASM1813914v2, whole genome shotgun sequence includes these proteins:
- the TSPAN1 gene encoding tetraspanin-1, producing the protein MGCFTFIKVMMILFNLAIFLGGGTLLGVGIWITMDGQSFLDIFGALSSSVLQVMNVSYFLIVIGAILLVIGFLGCCGAQKESKCLLMMFFSVVLIIFIAEIAAAVVALVYTGLAETLLTAVVTPLLKEKYGTDKSFTEIWNVTMTKVHCCGLNNYTDFSGSPWQQEHGTYPDPCCKDLQPCNSTLAAQSDVPGCFGQILEEIKTNAGVVGGVAAGIAALEIAAMAVSMYLYCQLDQK; encoded by the exons ATGGGGTGCTTTACCTTTATCAAGGTCATGATGATCCTCTTCAACCTGGCCATATTC ctcGGTGGTGGGACCCTCCTGGGAGTTGGCATCTGGATCACAATGGATGGACAGTCGTTCCTGGATATATTTGGGGCGCTCTCCTCTAGCGTCCTGCAGGTTATGAATGTGAGCTACTTCCTCATCGTCATTGGTGCCATCCTGCTGGTGATCGGCTTCCTCGGGTGCTGTGGTGCCCAGAAGGAGAGCAAGTGTCTCCTGATGATG TTCTTCTCGGTCGTGCTGATCATCTTCATTGCTGAAATTGCTGCTGCCGTGGTGGCTCTCGTCTACACAGGTCTT GCAGAGACGCTGCTGACAGCCGTGGTGACTCCTCTCCTGAAGGAGAAGTACGGGACGGATAAGAGTTTCACGGAGATCTGGAATGTCACCATGACGAAG GTCCATTGCTGTGGCCTGAATAACTACACAGACTTCAGTGGCTCCCCGTGGCAGCAGGAACATGGAACCTACCCAGACCCCTGCTGTAAGGACCTGCAGCCCTGCAATAGCACGCTCGCCGCACAAAGCGATGTCCCG GGTTGTTTTGGTCAGATCTTGGAAGAAATCAAGACTAATGCAGGTGTGGTGGGTGGTGTGGCAGCCGGCATCGCTGCCTTGGAG ATCGCAGCCATGGCGGTTTCCATGTACCTGTACTGCCAGCTGGATCAGAAATGA